The following coding sequences lie in one Miscanthus floridulus cultivar M001 chromosome 9, ASM1932011v1, whole genome shotgun sequence genomic window:
- the LOC136482133 gene encoding uncharacterized protein, whose product MDLAMTPARRPMDPGLARCLWHVVLAVCHMLWRGLSPKRIMMDIHLLLGRGKLVRRTLRDHLAHNPSSHHRRHGHHLTNYGGASSSSSTLASFYGHPREVEFSCTTMPSYPQGLFFPFKGRGGGGRARGEQYGSLDKAVVARAFEMLSAKVDAGGGTPAVAPSPTVATATPSPMVAWILGRSLAGVRPLRVTDSAFPAVPKDGCCYDDFIRKFYKQLRL is encoded by the exons ATGGATCTGGCGATGACCCCGGCGCGGCGGCCCATGGACCCAGGTCTGGCGCGGTGTCTGTGGCACGTGGTGCTGGCTGTGTGCCACATGCTGTGGCGCGGCCTGTCCCCAAAGCGTATCATGATGGACATCCACCTCCTCCTGGGCCGCGGCAAGCTCGTCAGGCGGACGCTGCGCGACCACCTTGCGCACAACCCGTcgagccaccaccgccgccacggcCACCACCTCACCAACTACGGCGGCG cgtcctcctcctcctccacgctcGCCTCGTTCTACGGCCACCCCCGGGAGGTGGAGTTCAGCTGCACCACCATGCCGTCATACCCGCAGGGGCTCTTCTTCCCCTTCAAgggccgtggtggtggtggccgggcaCGCGGCGAGCAATATGGCAGCCTCGACAAGGCGGTCGTGGCGCGCGCATTCGAGATGCTCAGCGCCAAGGTGGACGCCGGGGGCGGCACCCCTGCAGTCGCGCCGTCACCCACGGTGGCCACCGCGACGCCGTCGCCCATGGTGGCGTGGATCCTGGGCCGCAGCCTCGCCGGGGTCCGCCCATTGCGCGTCACCGACTCGGCGTTCCCGGCGGTGCCCAAGGATGGGTGCTGCTACGACGACTTCATACGGAAGTTCTACAAGCAGCTCAGGTTGTAG